The Naumovozyma castellii chromosome 2, complete genome sequence GTGGATTACTTGGATGCTGCAACAAGATATCATCGGTTGTCAACTATGTAACAAAAGCTCTATATATACGCTGACTTGATGCTTTAGCAAGGGAACCTGCAATTTCCACCAGACGCCAAAAAtcatttcaatttttcagtttattattgttttacGCGTCGTGTCTGCCACTTAGATTTCCGAAAAGGGTTAAAGAGTTTTGGGTATAACGCGTCTGTCCTTTTCCACTAATCGTTAGTGAATAAACAGTCTTTGCTATGGCACTCACATATACTTACTTATTCCATTTCCGTAGATACAAATTAAGCAGATCAACTAATCAACATGACGCCCGTCGTAGGCCCCGTTGTACTTGGGTTCTAAGTGATCTCTCCCGCAGATCATACACAGAACTTGTATCATATTGAGGAGAGACAAAGGGACGAGTCCTTGTGTATGTAAGTTATATGGCTTGTATCCTTGACAATAACGTTGAGTGCTTTTTCCTATCTTGTCATTATCTCCCCATGTTAAAATAAATACGAGAAAGGGGTTACGTAATCTCGTCGTTTGTTgaaaattgatgaataaaTTACTCATCAGGCACTTTCTTTGCAGATCGTGATCCATTCAACAACCTACCACAATACAGTACATTCTCTCCGTCAAAGACCAGTAACTCTCACCCTGGCACTATAAAAAGACTAACTACTCCACACGTCgaaatattgaaacaaacCTCGATAATTTCTAACCAGAACTATAACATAGCATAACATAGCATAACATACCATAATCAGGGATGGATAGCAACGATCGAACGACTAACGCAGTTATCCCTgcatcaaattcaaatataaaCACGAAGTATACACCGAAGGTCTCCGTGAAAACCATCGATtcattgtttcttcttaatTATTCCGATATACCCCCACCACTAAATGATACCTATACGACTCCGGTAAATAATAAGAGCCACTTCGATTCACTCCGGCAtttcaaaactttcaatGTATTTCTTTACATCGATATACCGACGATAGACTATTATAATGACGAATTAAAACACAATAAACTATCAAAACttaacaagaaatttaaattacATCGTCTAAAAGAAGctattttaaattcatttactcacaataataatcatttattttggGATTTCCTAATAGATCAATGTTCTAATGAACCAAGCATTGCTGAGGGAGGAGAAGGAGAAAAAAAATCCATATCCATAACCATTTTATCCTCGGGTTCACTACGTTATGTGGAAACATTTAAATACTTGATGGAAACAATTTATGGTACTTTATCCGTATTGACaaatttaaacaaattaGATTTGAAGTTCAAGATATCTGTGACGCCGACAACTTTGAAATGGTTTACCACATTCTTGAACAAGGATCTTTTgaacaaaaatattattgaattcaataatattgGAACTTATAACTCTTCcattaattcaatatcaGCATCGCCGTTCAAAGATTATTTCAGTAAACTAACTAATAAATTTAGTAAAAGAAATGGTCAAAACCctgatgaattggaatcgataacaataataacaaacAATACAGGTGTGAAGGCGTTATTAACCATCTTGTCTGATAAACCTTTAACAAATTTTATATCACAGGAATCAATTCAGGAATTACACGAATCAAATTCCAACTCCAACTCAAAAGCAAATTCAAACGAATCAACAACATCTCCGCCACCATTAAAGCGagaatcatcatcattattaaattttcaaaactCTTTACTAACGtcaaataaagataaagCCGTAAGAATAAGATCATTATCGATAAATAGAAGATCAAACAAAGCacattttttcaaaactgAGCAAATATTAGGCAACACGGTGGGGtcaccaccaccacctccTTTAAACAACCATATAATGACCAAAAACGATACGCTTATAAATACAATAATACCGACAAAGAATATAAACTCATTAATTGATAAACGACAATTACATTCAAGATCACCATCCTTATCATCAACTACGTCCTTGTTATCGTTGCCCTCTGCATCTTCTTTTAATTATAAGACACCCATCGCTTCTCCTCAGCCAATACATCTGCCagattttgataataataataattcaagtTCATTCTTACACAGAGACTCTCACCATTTGGGGATACATAAATTAAACTCAAATGCCTCCAATGcatcaattcaaaatagTATAATTGAATATGACGAGGACGAGGACGAggacgatgatgatgatgaagaagaagaggatgatgatttggaaaaatatgaggatgacgatgatgaatgTTTAAGCTTTTATGCTCCAAGTCTACTTTCTAGAACCGCATCAACAGTGGACTTGGAAGCATTGAATAACGAAACTAATAACGACATTAATAAAAGTAGTGCCACAATTAGAAGGAAAAATAGATTTAGATCTTTAAGTTTAATGGATCCCGCTTTAAAGGGACCATTCACCCAAACTAATAACGCTAATAATAACCTCTCTAAAGTGAACTCAACttctaattttaaaaatatttatattcatGACGGACATTTCATTGGGGATGGAGCTAAGGTAGGAAAGAAACAATACACTCctccaaataataatgcaaATGGATTAATACCACCTGAATTTTACTCCAGAATTTCATCTCCATCTACTAGTGCAAATAGTTCGAATCAATCTTTGCAAACCTTAAACACTCCCAGCAACAATAATATGGAAACACCTACCCAATGGACTAAACAATTGACTGCCCATGATGACACTTTACACCACTCCACATCTTCTACATCATTATTCGAACGgaatttgattaataaatcatttgaagaatcGAGAAAGCAAAAAGCCtctaatatatttgatagaTTAATcgaaaaaaataataacaacaaaaaaatgaatgatatttcattgaatttcaaatcgTTACAAGATGAGGATATAATGATATCAGGGATAGCCAATTCAACCTCGGAGAATTCAGTCAATTCAATGTCTACTTGTACTTCTGGAGAACAATATACTACAGAAGGTGAAGATTATAATATGAGAAGCTCCAGTACCGTAAAAATACCCTCTTCTCAGAATCAACAGAGTGTGAAGAGAATTCAATCAGTGGACATATATGGAGATGAAGATCAGAACGTAAACTATTTTAATTCCATGTATCCAAGCAGTTCAGAAAAAAGAGGGACCAGTTCTGGTAATAGCTCCAGCACAAATGTTCCTAAAAAGGAGACTTACAAGAAAGCCGTATCAATAGATCTTTATGGAGATAATAAAGGAAGTACTGATGACCTAGGGAACTGGATTTTAGGAGGAAATGCAAGATAATATAAAAACAGCATATATAAACTTAATATTTAAGACAATACCAAGTAGTTTTATCAGCTTTGGAAACTAAATTATACTTTTCTATATTTCAGTCACGTGAGTGGTCAATATCTCGAATAAATATACCATCGTTAACAACGATACGAATCTcgaaattttttttaaaaatccGCGATGAgcaaaaggaaaaaagtgaaaaatagTAGAAAATTTACTAGATTTACTTGCGATAAAAGAACTACAAGATTGTCAGTTATCAGGTCAATCAAACATTTTCTGAACTTCATAAGTGAGTGCTTGTCtgttattaaattttgggGTTGAAAGctatttttttgaaaactAAAGAGATAGCAAGAGAGATAATTTCTATACATATACTATGGATGAGTTTCAACCAGAGCTAGGGTTAGATAATACAAATGATTCAAGTAACGTTGATATGgattttcatcaattacTGACAAGAGCTAATGTGGACTTTGATGATAAATCAAAGTTGGATATACAACTTAATAAGGGTGTTTTATCCGTCCCAACCCCACCAACTTCGTCATCCTCATCGTCCTCACCCTCCGTTCCTACACCTGCCAACTCTAACGATAAGGAATTTGAAGCTGCCATTGAATCAGCTATGAAGTTGACCTCCGGTGATTTATTGGACTCAACTATTCTGAATGCAGATAAGCATTTTACTTTGGATAGCTTGTTAGGTGACGAGAATGACACAGATATGTTATTTGCCCTACAAATGGCAGACAATCAAACACAAGCTCATAAATCCATAGAGGGGgaaaattccaatattaAGAGAAATATATCCGAATCTGATGATAGTCTAATAGTTGatacaaaaaataaaaagattaaactagatgaaaaatttggaacaatAATGGAGATACAGAAAGGTGACAGCACGCATATATTATCACCAGTATCACTTTCACCCTCTTCTGAGGCAAACATAAGTCAAAACCAAATAAAGCAGGGGAAGCATATAGCATCCGATCCTCAATTATCCATAGAAAAGTTATCTTTTGACAAAAAAAAGCATATCATAAAAAGATCGACAAGTAAACCTTTAATTCaaccaaaagaagaaaaagtaAAAGCTGAAACAGTATATCAGGAACTTCCGTTACCTGAAAAGTTAACCAATGAATATACCATgcttcaaattcaagagACAAAAAGAAGGATAATAAACACACACAAACTGATGTTGAATTTTAACTTCCTAAAAGATGGGTACGCAAGATCTTGTGTGGAGTTAAAGAAGACAATGAACTGCCTAAAAGATAGTGAAATTCACAGGGCCCATCTGTTATCAGAgaatgaaataataaagacAGAAAATGCTAAGCTTCGTGAAGAATTAGCTGCTCTGAAGAATGCACCACTGAAGAATCCAAATTCAGCTAATCAAATCGAGTACCctcaattaattgatatCGATAATGATGGATTGACTGAATTACAATTAGATTAAACCAATTACTTCAAGTAATTTTCATCGCCGCACTTTCCTATAgcatcattttcatatcGAAATATCCCAtcatgaatatttatttagaCATGTTCATTCATTCTGATAGAGACATTTATTAGtaatcattcaaattataATGCATATGTagatttacaaaaaatACACTTAAAAATAT is a genomic window containing:
- the SND1 gene encoding Snd1p (ancestral locus Anc_8.390); translated protein: MDSNDRTTNAVIPASNSNINTKYTPKVSVKTIDSLFLLNYSDIPPPLNDTYTTPVNNKSHFDSLRHFKTFNVFLYIDIPTIDYYNDELKHNKLSKLNKKFKLHRLKEAILNSFTHNNNHLFWDFLIDQCSNEPSIAEGGEGEKKSISITILSSGSLRYVETFKYLMETIYGTLSVLTNLNKLDLKFKISVTPTTLKWFTTFLNKDLLNKNIIEFNNIGTYNSSINSISASPFKDYFSKLTNKFSKRNGQNPDELESITIITNNTGVKALLTILSDKPLTNFISQESIQELHESNSNSNSKANSNESTTSPPPLKRESSSLLNFQNSLLTSNKDKAVRIRSLSINRRSNKAHFFKTEQILGNTVGSPPPPPLNNHIMTKNDTLINTIIPTKNINSLIDKRQLHSRSPSLSSTTSLLSLPSASSFNYKTPIASPQPIHLPDFDNNNNSSSFLHRDSHHLGIHKLNSNASNASIQNSIIEYDEDEDEDDDDDEEEEDDDLEKYEDDDDECLSFYAPSLLSRTASTVDLEALNNETNNDINKSSATIRRKNRFRSLSLMDPALKGPFTQTNNANNNLSKVNSTSNFKNIYIHDGHFIGDGAKVGKKQYTPPNNNANGLIPPEFYSRISSPSTSANSSNQSLQTLNTPSNNNMETPTQWTKQLTAHDDTLHHSTSSTSLFERNLINKSFEESRKQKASNIFDRLIEKNNNNKKMNDISLNFKSLQDEDIMISGIANSTSENSVNSMSTCTSGEQYTTEGEDYNMRSSSTVKIPSSQNQQSVKRIQSVDIYGDEDQNVNYFNSMYPSSSEKRGTSSGNSSSTNVPKKETYKKAVSIDLYGDNKGSTDDLGNWILGGNAR
- the ATC1 gene encoding Atc1p (ancestral locus Anc_8.387); amino-acid sequence: MDEFQPELGLDNTNDSSNVDMDFHQLLTRANVDFDDKSKLDIQLNKGVLSVPTPPTSSSSSSSPSVPTPANSNDKEFEAAIESAMKLTSGDLLDSTILNADKHFTLDSLLGDENDTDMLFALQMADNQTQAHKSIEGENSNIKRNISESDDSLIVDTKNKKIKLDEKFGTIMEIQKGDSTHILSPVSLSPSSEANISQNQIKQGKHIASDPQLSIEKLSFDKKKHIIKRSTSKPLIQPKEEKVKAETVYQELPLPEKLTNEYTMLQIQETKRRIINTHKLMLNFNFLKDGYARSCVELKKTMNCLKDSEIHRAHLLSENEIIKTENAKLREELAALKNAPLKNPNSANQIEYPQLIDIDNDGLTELQLD